The Deltaproteobacteria bacterium genome contains a region encoding:
- a CDS encoding DEAD/DEAH box helicase family protein gives MITEEELQWRLWTETPQFPNLDDHQRLVAEGFLERLSGQDFSKPLYRHQWEAIARVIHNGEVRGKWECLLDIVTGGGKTVIMAGLMSYFWQVRKCEKFLILVPNTIVRERVKDDFEIRNPAFAFREFPFFFNSCTKVPERLVCKVLRDGSDASGIRDANVIVANIHQLYEGKGSPALEVLLADKVTPELVIFNDEAHNAAAGEYREVLKLLRRKTIARIDLTATPYRLDKQDLDTYPPLYEYHVQEAMRDGVVKQIVVTRPDIQSVKLQYEEWDENNQVIRTLDAEEMPWEQIESELRRSGAVRFVTADNARRQQLQIAKSCLDYQKKCVPRGVDDKPQWEPLMLTVALSQKDAFKIYETLQKNPFGYKPEELLLVHSKQEELQNRKAFFLGRKGPEGLSKEDEALWHETRKVRVIIAVSMLREGWDVRNIAIVCLFRKFSYQKKGDRIYTVYGPQIIGRGLRRIRQPNERDFLFVIDHPAFNHDWLWEILSAQKYAKPLNPGDAVEDAHIEDIPLEKPKVEESEEAKKEDKKPELDIEDILNSLPSIEGKGVNPIANWQKHFREFPLAKKISSALQRITNIKSQKLGGDTTAHVLPEEEVNIEELNESVAGQYKNKKREDLIRELQTDLLNEPHHALMICFKMETAEETLKLMQALEWILTELFAIQGVSGLGESPEAQLRKLHFSLPQILDEFRKPEIVLGILGEGSEK, from the coding sequence CGGGCAGGATTTCTCCAAACCACTTTACCGCCATCAATGGGAGGCCATCGCAAGAGTCATTCACAATGGTGAAGTACGAGGAAAGTGGGAATGCCTTCTCGATATTGTAACCGGAGGTGGCAAGACCGTCATTATGGCCGGTTTAATGTCCTACTTCTGGCAGGTTCGTAAGTGCGAAAAATTTCTGATTCTTGTCCCCAACACCATTGTTCGTGAACGGGTCAAAGATGACTTTGAGATCCGCAACCCTGCTTTTGCATTCAGGGAGTTTCCATTTTTCTTCAACTCCTGCACTAAGGTTCCTGAGCGCCTTGTGTGCAAGGTCCTGCGGGATGGAAGTGATGCTTCCGGTATCCGTGATGCCAACGTCATTGTCGCGAACATCCATCAACTTTACGAAGGCAAGGGCTCTCCTGCCCTTGAAGTTCTCCTTGCAGACAAGGTGACACCCGAACTCGTGATTTTCAATGATGAGGCCCATAATGCAGCGGCGGGAGAATATCGGGAAGTGTTAAAACTTTTGCGCCGGAAAACCATTGCCCGCATTGACCTGACGGCAACCCCTTACCGCCTCGATAAGCAAGACCTTGATACCTACCCACCGCTGTATGAATACCATGTGCAGGAAGCCATGCGCGATGGAGTGGTAAAACAGATCGTAGTAACCAGACCAGACATCCAAAGCGTCAAACTACAATATGAAGAGTGGGACGAAAACAATCAGGTGATTCGCACGCTTGATGCCGAAGAAATGCCCTGGGAACAGATCGAAAGCGAACTGAGGCGAAGCGGCGCTGTTCGTTTCGTCACGGCAGATAACGCCCGAAGACAACAGCTTCAAATTGCAAAAAGCTGTTTAGATTATCAGAAAAAATGTGTCCCTCGCGGAGTGGATGATAAGCCACAATGGGAACCGTTGATGCTGACGGTTGCACTCTCTCAAAAAGATGCTTTTAAAATTTATGAAACTCTTCAGAAAAACCCATTTGGCTATAAACCAGAAGAATTATTGCTTGTTCACAGCAAACAAGAAGAACTGCAAAACAGGAAAGCATTTTTTCTTGGGCGCAAAGGCCCAGAGGGTTTGAGTAAAGAAGACGAGGCATTATGGCATGAAACCCGCAAGGTGCGGGTTATTATCGCCGTTTCGATGTTACGTGAGGGTTGGGATGTTAGAAATATTGCCATTGTCTGTCTTTTCCGAAAATTCAGTTACCAGAAAAAAGGTGATCGGATTTATACGGTCTACGGTCCTCAGATTATTGGTCGAGGCCTAAGAAGGATTCGCCAGCCCAACGAACGGGATTTTCTTTTTGTCATCGACCACCCTGCATTTAATCATGATTGGCTTTGGGAGATTCTTTCAGCTCAAAAGTACGCCAAGCCACTGAATCCAGGCGACGCCGTGGAAGATGCTCACATTGAAGATATTCCACTAGAAAAGCCAAAAGTAGAGGAATCGGAGGAGGCCAAGAAGGAAGACAAGAAACCGGAATTGGATATTGAAGATATACTCAATAGCCTTCCTTCCATTGAGGGTAAGGGTGTTAATCCCATCGCCAATTGGCAAAAACATTTTCGAGAGTTTCCCCTAGCAAAAAAAATATCATCGGCCCTGCAAAGAATTACCAATATAAAAAGTCAAAAGCTGGGGGGCGATACAACTGCTCATGTCTTGCCGGAAGAAGAGGTTAATATTGAGGAACTTAATGAAAGTGTGGCCGGTCAATACAAGAATAAAAAACGGGAAGACTTAATTCGGGAACTCCAAACAGACCTGCTCAATGAGCCTCATCATGCGCTGATGATTTGTTTCAAGATGGAGACAGCCGAGGAAACGCTTAAGTTGATGCAAGCACTGGAATGGATCTTGACCGAACTTTTCGCCATTCAGGGGGTTAGTGGTTTGGGCGAATCACCGGAGGCCCAATTGCGTAAACTGCATTTTTCCTTACCCCAGATTTTGGATGAGTTTCGGAAGCCAGAAATCGTCTTGGGCATTCTTGGTGAAGGATCTGAGAAATGA